agtctcctctgaacagttgatgtgaaGATGCGTCTGTTACTTGTAGAGGTGTTggagaagtaaaagtgcaatatgtgccatgtaaaaagaattacgtttaagttccttgctcagaacatatgaaagctggtggttccttttaacatgagtcttcaatattcccagttaagaagttttaggttgtagttattataggaatatttctccctataccatttgtatttcatatacctttgactactggatgttcttataggcactatagtaatgccagcctaatctcgggagttgataggcttgaagtcataaacagcgctgtgcttcaagtattgcgaagagctgctggcaaacgcaggaaagtgctgtttgaatgaatgcttacgagcctgctgctgcctaccaccgctcagtcagactgctctatcaaatagtagacttaattataataaacacacagaaatacgagccttaggtcattaatatggtcaaatccagaaactatcatttcgaaaacaaaacgtttattctttcagtgaaatacggaaccgttccgtattttattgaacaggtggcatccctaagtctaatattgctgttacattgcacaaccttcaatgttatgtcataattatgtaaaattctcctcgtggagtgcaatgtaatcggcgtccaaaaatgccgattaccgattctTTATCGGCTCCTGCcgattaaatcggtcgacctctaactacttgaactctgtggagcatttatttgggctgcaattcctGACGTGCAgttaactcgaatgaacttatcctctgcagcagagttaactctgggttaactcggactacctcatgaagctggttgagataatgccaagagtgtgcaaagctgtcttcaaggcaaaaggtgactacttagaagaatctcaaatagaaaatatacagtatttagatttgtttaacccttttttggttactacatgactccatatgtgtcaTTTTATAGTtttgtctttactattattctacaatgtagtaaaaatagaatatgagtaggtgtccaaacttttgactggtacaccTACTCATGCCAAGGTTTCATAGTAGCAGCTACACTTCGACAAATAAGATCACCATGATCACGAACAGATAAAATAAGgtcgactgaataatctgcttcctaCTCCAAGGATTCAATAATCTTAGCTAGACAAGGAAGCCTTGAAATGGGCCGATTATTATAAATATCACTACGATCCCTGTCCTTACGGAGTGGCAGCACAAGAGCTGTCTACTATCTGCGAAAACACTCTGAATTGAGGTCACACTGAAACCATTGGCAGAAAACATAATAGCAACACTGTTTCATATGTATCATGTGCCTTTCTGATCCACTGGTCTTGCAGAGGTACGTTACTACCCTAGCAACAAGCAAGTTTATCAACAAAAATAACggtctgtgtgtgttagagagagaatgacagagtaaTTCGTACCTCTTGCTCTCGGGCATAGTCCTCTGGATCGTATTCCTCCTCCTCATGTTGAGTTTGCAGAGCAGCACTATCAAAGTCGATGGACATGATGATCAGTACTAATACTGAGAGAAGAGCTGAGAAGGCACAAGAGAGCGCAGATGTTCATGACGTGGTGTGTATTTGATTGACAGTGAGAGCTCACACAAACCACACACCTCGTATCAGAAACATTGTCATTATGCCCTTAGTACGACTCAAAACAACAccgagctagctaacgttagtcaatTAGTtagttgtaacgttagctagaagAAGAAACAGTTAGTTTGAAGAGTGATCAAAACAGTCACCTCACTGATCACTTTACCTTTTGATTTGAAGTACAAGTGGATATCCGATGATAAATGTTGTCAGCgaggacaaaaaaaaaatctaattttaaacGTTATAAAACAGCAGATGCACATGATGCTGGGCAATAAATGATCGGACTGGTTAGCTAacatcagctagctaacatagcaacCATTTACCAGAAAACAAACAAAGCATCGAACGACTGGCATGACGGGCACTGCTACCTAATAACGTACTAGCCTGACGAGTACAGTTTTGTTAACAGTTGCCAATCAGAACAAAACGTCTGCGTATATATCATCAACAACAAAAGTTAGCTATCAATCTGTCTGGCTAATAATAGTAATGAACTTCCTGTGTTTCGACTCGCCGCCCCGTTGAAAGCTCGCGCGCCCAAATAGCGGCATAAACTCTCCGTCGCTGATTGGTGAATTCAACACGCGTCATCAAACGACCCCCACCAATGGCCATGCTCAAACACAGATGGGTTGTTTAGTTGTTGTTGCCGACAACCAAATCACCTACCTGGAGTTGAAAGAAAATAGTGCTTTGGGACGATTTGTAGAGATGGTTGCTGATTCATGATATTTACAGAAGATGAGTTACCTCCACGTTATTCGCAAAAATATGTTAAAAATATTTAAGAAGTGACACCATAGGAAGGTACAATTTTGTCGTTTATTATTCATCAATAAAACAGAAAAGCTCAAATTGTTCGATAACATAGTCAAAACAACATACCATATGAAACATGAACCTACATTGATGAAATACTGTATAGAGAGCGCTGGCTATTTTACAGAACATGCTCAACATTAATAATATTAGAAGTAATTTGGTGTTTTCACATTTCCATGGAAGGCGGTAATACAGTGGGAGAACAGACATGTCCTTTCACTATAAGAAATGTACATAAGTGGGATTTTACAATCCTCTATCTGTACAATGGCCATCGTTTTCTAATATAAATCGGTTGGTTTTAGGCCACAAGGTCCgatttcccagacacagattacgCATAGTCCAACACCTAAACCCCATAAAAGCATTCTCATTGAGCATGCTTCTAAATCCAGGACTAGGATTTATCGGTGCCCAGGAAACTGGCCCAAGGCCATGAAACACAAGCTGGCAACTGGCACCTCTGATCTCCATCTTAAATGATCAGTCACATAATAAGTGACAGTACGTTTGCCATTGGAAGCTTTGAACATCATCAATCCTATAGATGACAATAATGAATGTAGCCTACTGCTACTGTAACCCGAGATGAATTGGGTTAACTCGCTCCTTCAAGTTGAAATACAACCCACCATCGAATTGTTAACTTTTCAGTTACACTACTGACTAGTCTGATTAGGCCAGTTTGCTGACGATGGCCTGGTTGAGAGTATTCAGCTGATTCGTCCATTTATCTAAAGCCATGTATCGGGCTCCGTTCCTCTTCTGGTGATCCAGCTCCAACAGTTGGTTGACTTGGTCGATGCGGCCGTTGATCGTGCTGACAGGTATAAGAAGAAAAGTTCAATAGAAGGTCAATGATGGTAAATTCACAAAACTGTGGTGcattattgttttatttaacctttatttaagtaggcaagtcagttaagaacaaattgttatttacaatgacggcctaccctggccaagccctaacgacgctgggccaattgtgcgccgccctatgagactcccaatcacggccagatgtgatacagcctggaatcgaaccagggtctgtagtgatgcctctaacactgagatgcagtgcctttagacCGCTAAGCTACAATGATGTAACAACATGCAATTTACCTGTCTAGAATGCACTGAACAAGAAGGCTTTCCACGTCGCAGACATCAATGTTCAATTCCTGAAAAGAGACAAAAAATGTTATAATGACCTTCAAATTTAGAGAAAATATTTGCTTTTTCAACAAAAACGCCAGAGACAGATCTTTGTAGTGATCTCACCTTGGAAATAAAAGGTATGTGTATTCTCGTGTAAGGCTTAAttaatttgacaagcacttgtgTTCTTATGTTTCGTAATAACTCTGAAAGACAAAAAAGCAAGGAAATAAATTATTAAATAGAAGGAATTTTCTGTAACACTTTTACATGCCACTAGGCATAAGGATTTTTTAAACTTGCTTATAAAGCATGTTACTACTTACtaatatgtttgtgttttgtgACGAAGTAACATTAACCAAATACATCAGTCTGAAAGTGATGTCTAGACCATACCTTCTATATGTTCCCTTATGAACGGATCATCCATTATGTTACTGTGATTGGTCTTCAGAATCTTCTCAAACTCTGTGATGTCATTGTTCTGGTAGGAACTAGatggggagtggggggggggggggcagaataGAACATTGGTTTCCATTCAGTAATCAGACAGTGTTCATACAACACaatgtagacaaacagtgtgtAGACAAACAGCCAAAGTCAAACTCTTCCCACAAAAGGTTAGATTGTAATAGTGAATGAGATGCAGTCTTACCTGACCAAGTTTGTCATTGCAAGAATGTCTGGATCATTTTTATAGGGTTTAGCCTAAGAGAAACAAATGTCAGCATGAGTAAAGATACTCAAACGTTATGAAAGATGCACCAATACAAAGCACATCACCATGTTCACTAAAATATCATTTCATTTACTGAATTAGCAGGTTATAATATTGTGACAGGGCCCTCCGTTTtcaatctgggtctgggaaaccatcCCTAAGAGAGATTCATCTCTTATCACTAATGAGAGCTTTCATACCTCCTGTGAGTCGAAGGGGTTGATTCCAGACTTCATCAGCATGTTGGCCAACACCAGGTACTTCAGACAGGTGGTCCGTCGAGGACTTCCTGATTCATCGTAGTTCTTAAACGCCTCGAAGAAGTCTGTGTGAGCCTTCTCAAACTCCCCTTCTCGCAAATGCATTTTCCCTCCACATTCTTGAGAAAACAAAACAAGAGAGAGACCAAACAACATGGTCAGGGATAATTTCCTAGAAAATCATCCATGGTCCTGAAAAAGGATCCTCTGTACTTGCCTCCTACTTAAAATACATTAGAGGActaggtcagaggggagggaccttggGTCTTCTCCTCCAATGCGTTTTGAGAACGAAGCAAGAACACAAGAAAAAGGGAAAAAACCCTTGACAAAGAGCCCATGAATGTGTGTCTgggttatatttttatttatttaaactaggcaagtcagttaagaacaaattcttattttacaatgacggcctaccccggccaaaccctcccctaacccggacgacgctcccaattgtgcgccgccctatgggactcccgatcacggccggttgcgatacagcccgggatcgaaccagggtctgtagtgacgcctctagcactgagatgcagtgccttagaccgctgcgccactcgggagcctaagTTATATAGTTAAGGCGTAGGTAGAGATGTGTCTACCTCTGATGACTCCCATGATGAGAGGGTGAGGGATGGCAGACTTGATGTGTAGAGATGTGGTTATATAGTTAAGGTAGAGATGTGTCTACCTCTGATGACTCCCATGATGAGAGGGTGAGGGATGGCAGACTTGATGTGTAGAGATGTGGTTATATAGTTAAGGTAGAGATGTGTCTACCTCTGATGACTCCCATGATGAGAGGGTGAGGGATGGCAGACTTGATGTGTAGAGACTGTTCATACAGCGCCTTCAGCTTCTTGTTGTTCTTCTGGGCCGTGTACATCTGGATCTCCAGAGCATAGATCTCCAAGAGCTGGGTGCCTTTCTTCAGGTCATCCTCACCGTCATCCGTCTATACACCAAGACAGAACATGGGACAAATACTAATCATCCGTCTATACACCAAGACAGAATATGGGACAAATACTAATCATCCGTCTATACACCAAGACAGAATATGGGACAAATACTAATCATCCGTCTATACACCAAGACAGAATATGGGACAAATACTAATCATTCGTCTATACACCAAGACAGAATACGGGACAAATACTAATCATCCGTCTATACACCTAGACAGAACAAATACTAGAGATATAATTCCACAGACACTTGAGGAGGAACAGGGAATTCTAGATTTCCACAATCCACAGCCATACTAGCCTggccccagatctgtttgtgctgtcttgactCCTGTGGTCATGACAACAGCTATAGAAGTTGTCTATACAGCGCAAACAAAACTCGGACCAGGCTACAATGATACAATACAGTTCCATTCTACTGTCACTAAGAACACACAAGTATGTTTTTCATTATGATGTTATAATGCGGAATTAGATTTGGTGGTAAAACCTCTGTGAAAACCTCTGATTGCATTGATGAGGAGTGTTTCTTCACCTGACAGGACTGGTGCAGCTGCCTCAGGATCTTCTGAAGCTTACCATACTCTTCTCTCTCCAGGTACAACTTCCCAAGCTAAACAACAGACAGGACAAACCGAGGAGGAAACCAAATCACACAAGTATCAAAGTCAGTGTCTCCATATAAATTATATGCCACTAGCCACATATGTTTTTGCGTTGTATAAAATGTTAATTATGATATTATGGATGGAATTAATGACATATGTaaagttttatatatttttttatctttaaaatgaaTCATACCTTAGTGTTGGTTTTAAACCAAAGCCTGTCATTTTTGGCATCCTTTAATGCGTCCAATGTGGTTTCATAAAACTCTTGCAGCAAGTCCATCTTTAAAAACATGTAAAAAGTATTTGCCTTCACTTCAAACATTCAGTTTGTGGACTGTTTTCCAAAATTGTACAGCTCAGATGATCACAGAATCAACATTGTTTATTGATTGATAATTTGATGTTGCAAACAATACCTGCTTAGACGTAGAGATGTAATCAAGGATGGAGTTGATGGATTTCTCTGAGTAGTTTCGTGTAACTGCACTCCGGATGTATGTTAACAGCTGCTTGTACCTGTTCATCATTTCAGGGAAATTcgtctgggggggggggacaaattAAAGAAATGTAATTCAAAATACAATTTTATGCTCCCATAATATGGCATTTCTTTACAAAATATTATCACATTTGATCAGAGATGTCGCATAAAGTAGGCTGTTCATATTTATGAATACCTAGGCTACTCCTACAGTATGCCTGTCAGACAATTGTTGTAGGTAGCCTACATGTAATATTTCAGAGACCATTTTTGGAGACTTGTGAGACTAATGTCTAATGCTTACCAGTTTGAAATTCATCTTAATCATCTGTTTGAGAGCTTTGAACCCCCATTCTCCTTTCTCGCCCTCTAGCTCCAAGACCTGGGGTTCAGAAAGACGCATTTAACAAATGGACAGCCAttgacatggtgtgtgtgtgtgtgtgtgtgtgtgtgtgtgtgataactaACTTTCTGGAAGCTGCTGAGAGCTGCTTTGGGGTCATCCTCCTTCAGGGCCTTTGAATTGTAGTACTGATTCTCCAAATCAACATTGGGCTCAGAGTTGCTGTCCTCTGAGTATTCCTGAAATCACACAATTCATCATCAATGCAGTTTACAAGATCAACACCCACTGTTGTGTTGACattcagctagctagctcatgatGATGTGTGTTGTTTTGCTATGGTGATTTGTACAGCAAACAGCTGGATCATATAACGGTGCAAACGTTATAGCAACTGTATGTGAACAAATAATTGCAGACAAAGCTAGCTAACAAACTACGCAATTTAGCTGTCAATGATACGAGCACCAATAACAGCTACAGTAACGTAGCTGAGAGTAATACGGTAGCTAGCAAAAGTTAGCGGAGTGGAGTGCAACGTGGAATTTTTACGctggttatctagctagctagctagctaaatacgaTGTATATGGTAATCAGCTACAATATCCATATATATTTACTTCGGAGGAGTTTACCAGATCATAATCCTCTTCATCATCGCACATAAAGTCATCTTCCATATCAGACATCTTGACTAcaaagctagctagttaactcgACAGCAAACTTGCTAATGGTACAAGCGTAGGTGCATCGCTGGAGTGACTCTTAATAGGAGTGTGGAGAGAAGTAGGGAGCACTGCTGAGAGGatcattgctagctagctagcggtaGGCAGCAGGGAGTCGCAGTTTGTTCAAGCTCCAACGTTATCCGCCACCAATGCCTTTCTGCGCAGCGTAAACATCGGCGTGAATCGTGATTCCTATGAACTGGAACCTTTTTTTTCTCTACTCTTCCGTATTGTTACGTTTCGTTACAGTGAATATGTCAACATCTGGTCTAGAAACAGTTTTTTGTTTAAATGAAGGTGTTTGAGGTTGCGGTTTTGGTTTTGGTAGGAAGAGCTGGTCGTAGAGCAGCAGTTCAAAAATATCCAGGACCCGGGTATAAATGTCAGCAGATAaacacagcaaaaaaagaaacgtccctttttcaggaccctgtctttcggGACCCTGTAAATCGtaaaaataacttcacagatcatcATTGTAAAggggttaaacactgtttcccatgcttattcaatgaaccataaacaattattgaacatgcacctgtggatcggtcgttaagacactaacagcttacagacgggaggcaattaaggtcacagttatgaaaacttaggacactaaagaggcctttccactgactctgaaaacaccaaaagaaagatgcccagggctgcagatgaggactgcagatgtggccagggcaataaactgCAATGTCCgttactgtgagatgcctaagacagcgctacagggagacaggacagacagctgatcgtcctcgcagtggcagaccacgtgtaacaacacctgcacaggatcggtacatccgaacatcacacctggtACAGgatggacaggtacaggatggcaacaacaactgcccgagttacaccaggaacacacaatccctccatcagtgctcagactgtccgcaatagttgggtaacatctcacagcaagaactggcaaatctggtgcagtccatgaggaggagatgcactgcagtacttaatgcagctggtggccacaccagatactgactgttacttttgattccctcccccccccccctttgttcagggacacattattccatttctgttagtgacatgtctgtggaacttgttcagtttatgtctcagttgttgaatcttgttatgttatatacaaatatttacacatgttaagtttgctgaaaataaactcagttgacagtgagaggacgtttcttttttttgctgagtttagtattgGTGCGTTTCAATATTTATCTTTAGTATAGTAGGCTACCCTGGCTAGATTTGGTGATTTACCAATAGTCTAAAAACAACCGGTTAGAACTGGTATTTGGTTTGAAAAAATGGCAGCGCACCCTCCAAAGACAAAGATTCTGATAAGTGCAAATGAAAGGTGAGTTATGATCGTGATAATTGTCTAAATACTATATTGGTCATTACAGTTGCTAAAACTATCAATGCATGTATTATACATGTATAGTAAGCAACAGTAAGACAGTTTTGTACTCAACTCACTCCCTGAATTGTGCATTCATTTTCCCGATGTGTTGTATTCCTAGGTTGCAAAATCTGAAAGATGCCTTTGAGAAAAAGTATGAAAAGTATGGTGAATCTCCTCTTTTATGCACGAGCTCCTGGAAGAGTCAATCTAATAGGTATGTAAACAAAGTTCATATGTATAGATGCTACTATAAGCAGaaggcatttcactgtgacaTTAACTTGAAACTTGATGTACAGTAAAACATAAATCAATGTTATCCCTTATAAGGGCTATAAACCGTAACTGTATGTCAAGCATTGTCTTCATTCATTACTGCTAGGAGAACACATTGACTACTGTGGTTATGCTGTGCTCCCAATGGCTATTAAGCAGAGTATTCTGGCTGCTGTCACTGTCAATGATTCCAAGAAAATCCACCTGGCCAACACAGAACCTAAATACAAGTAAGAGCTGACGGTGAATCTCCACACAGTCCTTCCTCCTGCTTTTTATGCCCGTGCAATTCACCTATAATCTGCATGTAAGCATCTTCTTGAATCCGTCTTGAATTGCTGCCCTAGATGCATTGGCGACTGCATAAGATCACCAATCTAATTGTATTTACCTGGAGACATCCCCCTCAGAATAACAACATTGTGTTTTCTTTTACAGGGATTTTCAAACTGTCTTCAGAAGTCattgagaaagacagagacaattCTCAGTGATATTATTACTTTCTCTGTGGAGTGAAAGGGACTCGGATGCTGGCCAAGGTGCGTGGGCTGGAGTGGGGACAGCTGCTGAAGCTGTCCCAGGTGCAGGCAGAGCTGGAGGACTCTCTGGAGAAGATGCTGCGGCTGGTGGCTGAGGTGCTGCACCTTGAACCCTACAGCAGAGAGGAGGTCTGCAAGGCCCTGGGAATGACCACAGAACAGCTTTGTACAGACCTCCTTAGCCCCAACACACAGCACGGTAAGACACCAGTATTACTACTGTATAACTAGTACAGTGTAACTGGTAGACTAGCAAAGAGGAGGTCTGCAAGGCCCTGGGAATCaccacagaacagctctggacaGACCTTAGCCCTTAGAATCCAAACTGTACTGTGTgtgcagactgggatatgttctttTCAGCACAGTTCATTCTCCACATCTGCCGTTCCTGCTGTCCCTCCTTGCGACCCGTCTCCTCCATATATTTTCATACTGTCTACTAAAGGTAAATGACCAATTAAATAACAGGTTTGACCTGCTatacctgtcctctcctcccagtGACCCAGTTCAAGCTGTACCAGCGGGTCAGGCATGTATACGGTGATGCGGGCGTGGTGCTGCGGTTCAAGAGCGTGTGTGATGAAGCTCCCTCCGCCCCGAACGGCGTGCAGCGTCTAGGAGACCTGATGAAGCAGAGCCATGCTAGCTGCAGAGACCTGTACGAGTGCAGCTGTCCAGAACTGGACTAGCTGGTGAAGATATGTCTGGGAGTCCAGCATCAGCGGAATTACTTCATTATCTTAGCAAACAGGCAAAACCGGTTGACATTACAACGACGTCCTTTCAACTAAATGATGTGACAGTTTCTAGTTGTAACAAAGTCATGTCAACCAGTTTTCACTGGGTAATTATTACAATGAAAATGTTGCAGATTTCACAGGCTATCTATCCCGTAGTTGTTTGCCAAATGAATGCTACCAACTTATATGCATTGTGCATaacattactgttgatgataaATGGGCTTTATGCATAAAACTTGGTTcaattattgattgattgattgattgattgacatacACTGATGACACAGATGTAGCCGGTTTGCTGGAACCTTACGGTacttcctgtctcctctctctctccactccaggCAGTCAGGCGCGGTGGGATCTCGGAACCAGCAGGCTGGGGAGGCTGACCG
This genomic window from Salvelinus namaycush isolate Seneca chromosome 8, SaNama_1.0, whole genome shotgun sequence contains:
- the LOC120052333 gene encoding COP9 signalosome complex subunit 2 isoform X1 is translated as MSDMEDDFMCDDEEDYDLVNSSEEYSEDSNSEPNVDLENQYYNSKALKEDDPKAALSSFQKVLELEGEKGEWGFKALKQMIKMNFKLTNFPEMMNRYKQLLTYIRSAVTRNYSEKSINSILDYISTSKQMDLLQEFYETTLDALKDAKNDRLWFKTNTKLGKLYLEREEYGKLQKILRQLHQSCQTDDGEDDLKKGTQLLEIYALEIQMYTAQKNNKKLKALYEQSLHIKSAIPHPLIMGVIRECGGKMHLREGEFEKAHTDFFEAFKNYDESGSPRRTTCLKYLVLANMLMKSGINPFDSQEAKPYKNDPDILAMTNLVSSYQNNDITEFEKILKTNHSNIMDDPFIREHIEELLRNIRTQVLVKLIKPYTRIHIPFISKELNIDVCDVESLLVQCILDSTINGRIDQVNQLLELDHQKRNGARYMALDKWTNQLNTLNQAIVSKLA
- the LOC120052333 gene encoding COP9 signalosome complex subunit 2 isoform X2; amino-acid sequence: MSDMEDDFMCDDEEDYDLEYSEDSNSEPNVDLENQYYNSKALKEDDPKAALSSFQKVLELEGEKGEWGFKALKQMIKMNFKLTNFPEMMNRYKQLLTYIRSAVTRNYSEKSINSILDYISTSKQMDLLQEFYETTLDALKDAKNDRLWFKTNTKLGKLYLEREEYGKLQKILRQLHQSCQTDDGEDDLKKGTQLLEIYALEIQMYTAQKNNKKLKALYEQSLHIKSAIPHPLIMGVIRECGGKMHLREGEFEKAHTDFFEAFKNYDESGSPRRTTCLKYLVLANMLMKSGINPFDSQEAKPYKNDPDILAMTNLVSSYQNNDITEFEKILKTNHSNIMDDPFIREHIEELLRNIRTQVLVKLIKPYTRIHIPFISKELNIDVCDVESLLVQCILDSTINGRIDQVNQLLELDHQKRNGARYMALDKWTNQLNTLNQAIVSKLA